A genomic window from Bacteroidota bacterium includes:
- the lipB gene encoding lipoyl(octanoyl) transferase LipB, whose amino-acid sequence MQLVQFRDLGIMEYGYAWKLQESIFNDIVEKKLQNRIRNEEEQLSYNHQLLFVEHEPVITLGKSADEKNVLLNETLLKQNGVSLFHINRGGDVTYHGPGQIVGYPILDLDFFFTDLGKYLRSIEEVIILTLADYGLKGERLPGSTGVWLDADNKKARKICAIGIRSSRWVTMHGFAFNINTDLSKFNFIIPCGIQDKAVTSLQKELGRIIPLDEVKQKLKQHFSTVFNCKLI is encoded by the coding sequence ATGCAACTCGTTCAATTTCGCGATTTAGGAATAATGGAATACGGCTATGCATGGAAATTGCAGGAAAGTATTTTTAATGATATCGTAGAAAAAAAATTACAAAACCGCATTCGTAATGAAGAGGAACAATTATCGTATAATCATCAATTACTTTTTGTTGAACATGAACCGGTAATTACGTTAGGTAAAAGTGCTGATGAAAAAAATGTTCTGCTCAACGAAACATTACTCAAACAAAACGGGGTTAGTTTATTTCATATTAACAGGGGAGGAGATGTAACTTATCATGGGCCGGGACAAATAGTTGGATATCCGATTCTTGATTTGGATTTTTTCTTTACCGATTTAGGAAAATATTTACGCAGTATTGAAGAGGTAATTATTTTAACCCTTGCCGATTACGGTTTAAAAGGCGAACGATTGCCCGGTTCAACAGGGGTTTGGTTAGACGCAGATAATAAAAAAGCCCGCAAAATTTGTGCTATCGGAATTCGCAGCAGTCGCTGGGTTACCATGCATGGATTTGCTTTTAATATTAATACAGACCTGAGTAAATTTAATTTTATAATACCTTGTGGTATACAGGATAAAGCAGTAACTTCATTACAAAAAGAATTAGGCAGAATTATTCCGCTTGATGAAGTAAAACAAAAACTTAAACAACATTTTTCAACGGTATTTAATTGTAAATTAATCTGA
- a CDS encoding RluA family pseudouridine synthase yields the protein MQEFDDDIDVNDLGADTEEELYEHYRVVTDRKQEPLRIDKFLFNRIENISRTRIQNAALAGCILVNQKPVKSNYKIKPFDEIVVVLPQKPAKYDVRAENIPIDIVYEDDDIVLINKKPGMVVHPGLGNFSGTLVNALLYHFEQLPPKQDEPFRPGLVHRIDKFTSGLIIAAKNEYAMAHLAKQFFDHSINRKYYALVWGEFDEDEGTVTGNIARHQRYRKLFTVYPVGGEIGKHAVTHYKVLERFGYTSLIECKLETGRTHQIRVHMQHIGHPVFSDNTYGGDKIVKGTIYTKYRQFVENCFELIPRQALHAKSLGFIHPRTGEEMYFESELPADFASATEKWRSFAKKIKFEN from the coding sequence ATGCAGGAATTTGATGATGATATAGATGTAAACGACTTAGGTGCTGATACCGAAGAAGAATTGTATGAACACTATCGTGTAGTTACCGACCGCAAACAAGAGCCGTTGCGTATCGATAAATTTTTATTTAACCGCATAGAAAACATCTCGCGTACACGAATACAAAATGCTGCTTTAGCAGGATGTATTTTAGTAAACCAAAAACCGGTTAAGTCGAATTATAAAATAAAACCTTTCGATGAAATTGTTGTCGTATTACCGCAAAAACCCGCTAAATACGATGTTCGCGCTGAAAATATTCCTATTGATATTGTTTATGAAGATGATGATATTGTGCTCATAAATAAAAAACCGGGCATGGTTGTTCATCCCGGCCTCGGCAATTTTTCCGGTACTTTAGTAAATGCATTATTATATCATTTTGAGCAACTCCCGCCAAAACAAGATGAACCTTTTCGTCCGGGTTTAGTGCATCGTATCGATAAATTTACCTCGGGATTAATTATCGCAGCAAAAAATGAATATGCGATGGCGCATCTTGCCAAACAATTTTTCGACCATAGTATCAATCGCAAATATTATGCATTGGTTTGGGGCGAATTTGATGAGGATGAAGGAACCGTAACGGGTAATATTGCCAGACATCAGCGCTACAGAAAATTATTTACTGTGTATCCCGTTGGTGGCGAAATTGGTAAACATGCCGTAACGCACTACAAAGTTTTAGAACGATTCGGATATACCAGTTTGATTGAATGTAAACTCGAAACCGGCCGCACACACCAAATCCGTGTCCACATGCAACATATTGGTCACCCGGTGTTTAGCGATAATACTTATGGCGGTGATAAAATCGTTAAGGGAACAATTTATACCAAATACCGTCAGTTTGTGGAAAATTGTTTTGAATTAATTCCTCGTCAGGCGCTACATGCAAAATCACTCGGCTTTATCCATCCGCGAACCGGAGAGGAAATGTATTTTGAAAGTGAATTACCGGCCGATTTTGCCTCTGCTACTGAAAAATGGCGGTCGTTTGCTAAAAAAATTAAATTTGAAAATTAA
- a CDS encoding T9SS type A sorting domain-containing protein has protein sequence MSKHVVAVILLVFSFSVSQAQSKCATTDVLEQIKKNDPAAYQHILTQKNIPANARLTDDVYIIPVVVHVVYNTAAENIDDTRIYTQINTLNEDFRRLNADTVNTPPEFAAVGADVKIEFCLASFDPNGDSTTGIIRKYTDTTQYLLSFSEEVKKSEQMGDDAWPASSYLNIWVCDLQDGILGYAVSPGASPEVDGVVIDYKNFGLADISSAPYNLGRTATHEVGHWLGLSHVWGDDGGICDGSDGIDDTPNQGDSTYGCPGEVLVDECSPTAPGIMYQNYMDYTDDACMNIFTEDQKTRMRTVMETYRASLLTSAAGCNEIGPLPGDIAEILVYPVPTNGQFTISIKNFLGDYQEYFDITVYNTLGQLIASAQPAAANNVAQYFDLSGLSTGCYVVQVFNGTYFLTQQFIIN, from the coding sequence ATGAGTAAGCATGTTGTTGCTGTTATCTTATTGGTTTTTTCTTTTTCAGTTAGCCAAGCCCAAAGCAAATGCGCTACTACTGACGTATTGGAGCAAATCAAAAAAAATGACCCTGCTGCTTATCAGCACATCTTAACACAAAAAAATATTCCTGCAAATGCCAGACTTACCGATGATGTTTACATCATACCTGTTGTTGTGCATGTAGTTTATAATACAGCAGCCGAAAATATTGATGATACACGCATTTACACCCAAATAAATACTTTAAACGAAGATTTTAGACGTTTAAATGCGGATACCGTGAACACGCCGCCTGAATTTGCTGCAGTTGGCGCGGATGTAAAAATTGAATTTTGTCTCGCCTCATTTGATCCCAATGGCGATTCCACAACTGGAATTATTAGAAAATACACCGATACCACTCAATATTTGCTTTCATTTTCGGAAGAAGTAAAAAAATCGGAACAAATGGGTGATGATGCCTGGCCGGCTTCTTCTTACCTCAATATTTGGGTTTGCGACTTACAGGATGGTATTTTAGGGTATGCCGTTTCTCCGGGTGCGAGTCCGGAAGTTGATGGTGTAGTTATCGATTACAAAAATTTTGGGTTGGCAGATATCAGTTCCGCCCCATATAACCTCGGTCGCACTGCAACACATGAAGTAGGCCACTGGCTTGGTTTATCGCATGTTTGGGGCGATGACGGCGGTATTTGTGATGGGTCCGATGGAATTGATGATACACCGAATCAGGGTGATTCCACTTACGGTTGTCCGGGCGAGGTTTTAGTTGACGAATGTTCTCCCACAGCTCCGGGAATTATGTATCAGAATTACATGGATTATACGGATGATGCCTGTATGAATATATTTACCGAAGACCAGAAAACGCGTATGCGCACGGTTATGGAAACATATCGTGCATCACTGCTCACTTCCGCTGCCGGTTGCAATGAAATTGGCCCGCTACCCGGCGATATTGCTGAAATATTAGTGTATCCCGTTCCAACAAATGGTCAGTTTACCATTTCCATAAAAAACTTTTTAGGCGATTATCAGGAATATTTTGACATCACTGTTTACAACACGCTGGGACAGTTAATTGCAAGCGCACAACCTGCTGCAGCTAATAATGTTGCGCAATATTTTGATTTAAGCGGACTTTCAACCGGGTGTTATGTGGTTCAGGTGTTTAACGGGACATACTTCCTTACGCAGCAATTTATCATAAATTAA
- a CDS encoding T9SS type A sorting domain-containing protein, whose protein sequence is MKKALLAALMLALTTVTYAQTVVRCGANSYLKQLETYFPEEFAAIKAEAMRRDSASVTTTYRTNGGVYTIPVVVHVVYSTETQNIDESFVNSQIEVLNEDYRRLNDDADETPAAFEGIAADAQIEFCLAQQDPDGVLSSGIVRVETDINSWSLFVTPGTDNYADNVKFTNKGGDDAWPKADYLNIWICNLTGGVLGYATPPGGASAKDGVVIGYKYFGNASPGGVYNKGRTATHEIGHWLGLNHTWGDDDFAAEPQCGGSDGIADTPNQEDATYGAPSWPVLDDCSPSSPGIQFMNYMDYVDDGSMNMFSEDQVADMRNVLEDDRVTILSSPGCIPGGVDVNEVLKSQLIQLSIYPNPSNGEFVFEMKNFVHNDLTIEVYNLTGQLIDKIQIVNTGDQHIVFDASALSAGDYLVKASDGEFYLTQKITVTK, encoded by the coding sequence ATGAAAAAAGCTTTATTAGCCGCTTTAATGCTGGCTTTAACAACCGTAACCTACGCACAAACTGTTGTTCGTTGCGGTGCAAACTCCTACCTGAAGCAACTTGAAACGTATTTTCCTGAAGAATTTGCTGCCATTAAGGCGGAAGCAATGAGAAGGGACAGTGCTAGTGTTACAACAACTTATCGCACCAACGGTGGCGTGTACACCATTCCGGTAGTAGTGCATGTTGTTTATAGCACTGAAACGCAAAATATCGATGAATCTTTTGTTAACTCTCAAATTGAAGTGTTGAATGAAGATTATCGCCGTTTAAATGATGATGCAGATGAAACACCTGCTGCATTTGAAGGTATTGCTGCTGATGCACAAATAGAGTTTTGCCTTGCACAACAAGATCCTGATGGTGTGTTAAGTTCAGGAATTGTTCGTGTTGAAACAGATATTAATAGCTGGAGCTTATTTGTTACGCCCGGCACTGATAATTATGCTGATAACGTGAAGTTCACCAACAAAGGTGGTGATGATGCATGGCCGAAAGCTGATTATTTAAATATCTGGATTTGTAATTTAACAGGTGGCGTTTTAGGTTATGCAACACCTCCGGGTGGTGCTTCTGCTAAAGACGGTGTAGTTATCGGTTACAAATATTTTGGTAACGCAAGTCCGGGCGGCGTTTATAATAAAGGAAGAACTGCTACACATGAAATTGGTCACTGGTTGGGATTAAACCATACTTGGGGTGACGATGATTTTGCTGCTGAACCGCAATGTGGTGGCTCTGATGGTATTGCTGATACACCAAATCAGGAGGATGCTACTTATGGTGCCCCTTCTTGGCCTGTTTTAGATGATTGCTCTCCTTCAAGTCCTGGTATTCAGTTTATGAATTATATGGACTATGTTGATGATGGTTCAATGAATATGTTTTCTGAAGATCAGGTTGCTGATATGCGCAACGTGTTGGAAGACGACCGCGTTACTATCCTTTCATCTCCGGGTTGTATTCCTGGTGGTGTAGATGTAAATGAAGTATTAAAAAGTCAATTAATACAATTAAGCATTTATCCGAACCCTTCTAATGGTGAATTTGTTTTCGAAATGAAGAACTTTGTTCATAATGATTTAACTATAGAAGTTTATAACCTGACAGGTCAACTTATCGACAAAATTCAGATTGTAAATACAGGCGACCAGCACATTGTTTTTGATGCAAGCGCATTAAGTGCAGGTGACTATTTAGTTAAAGCATCAGATGGCGAGTTTTACCTGACTCAAAAAATTACTGTTACGAAATAA
- a CDS encoding histidine phosphatase family protein: protein MEKEIFIIRHGETDFNQLGIVQGKGVNSSINTLGKQQANAFYEAYKEEGFEKIFISQLKRTAETVGPFSNLNIPTVIHEGLDEISWGIHEGEKDGDTFKDFYRILHLWQDGDTTVKIEGGESPEEVQQRQRLFITDLLATTEKKVLVCSHGRAIRILLCTMLDQPLKDMDTFPHHNVSLYKLRYADGIFKIVMFNDIGHLNG from the coding sequence TTGGAAAAGGAAATATTTATTATTCGTCACGGTGAAACTGATTTTAATCAGTTGGGTATTGTGCAGGGAAAGGGTGTAAACAGCTCGATTAATACGCTGGGAAAACAGCAGGCCAATGCTTTTTATGAGGCTTACAAAGAGGAAGGATTTGAAAAGATTTTCATTTCTCAGTTAAAACGTACTGCCGAAACAGTAGGTCCCTTTTCAAATTTAAATATACCTACTGTAATTCATGAAGGACTTGATGAAATAAGCTGGGGTATTCATGAAGGGGAAAAAGACGGCGACACATTTAAAGATTTTTATCGCATTTTACACCTTTGGCAGGATGGTGATACCACAGTAAAAATTGAAGGTGGTGAAAGCCCTGAAGAAGTACAGCAACGCCAACGTTTATTTATTACCGATTTATTAGCCACCACCGAAAAAAAAGTACTGGTTTGCAGTCACGGTCGCGCAATACGTATTTTGTTATGTACCATGCTCGATCAGCCATTAAAAGATATGGATACGTTTCCGCATCATAATGTAAGTTTATATAAATTACGATATGCTGATGGAATTTTTAAAATAGTTATGTTTAACGATATTGGACATTTGAATGGATAA
- a CDS encoding menaquinone biosynthesis protein, whose translation MDKQYSISLVSYLNTKPFLYGLENAAVKNRLELQLDIPSVGGKKILAGSVDIGLVPVAVLAKLEDAKIITDYCIGADGPVKSVSIFSELPIDKIEKVFLDYHSLTSVQLVKILLREHWQVNPEQIAAETGYIDQIKGTTAGLVIGDRALALNDKFPYVYDLSEAWKQLTGLPFVFAAWITRKSIPEDIIFEINEALKFGIHHIDAVAENYRHPNFTVASVRNYLQNDISYNLDATKRRALDLFISKIRANQDIIV comes from the coding sequence ATGGATAAGCAATATAGTATATCACTGGTTAGTTATCTCAATACCAAACCATTTTTATATGGTTTAGAAAATGCTGCAGTTAAAAACCGATTGGAACTGCAATTAGATATTCCATCTGTAGGAGGAAAAAAAATACTTGCGGGAAGTGTAGACATCGGTCTTGTTCCGGTAGCCGTTCTCGCAAAACTGGAAGATGCTAAAATAATTACCGATTATTGTATCGGTGCTGATGGTCCTGTAAAAAGTGTTAGCATATTTTCAGAATTGCCAATCGATAAAATTGAAAAAGTATTTCTTGATTATCATTCGCTCACATCAGTTCAGCTAGTTAAAATTTTGTTGCGCGAACATTGGCAGGTAAATCCTGAACAAATAGCCGCAGAAACAGGATATATCGACCAAATTAAAGGTACTACAGCAGGTTTGGTTATTGGTGATAGAGCTTTGGCTTTGAATGATAAATTTCCTTATGTATACGATTTGAGTGAAGCCTGGAAACAATTAACCGGTTTACCATTTGTTTTTGCTGCCTGGATTACACGAAAATCAATACCTGAAGATATTATCTTCGAAATAAATGAAGCATTAAAATTTGGTATTCATCATATTGATGCCGTTGCAGAAAATTACCGGCATCCGAATTTTACAGTTGCTTCGGTACGCAATTATTTACAAAATGATATCAGCTATAATCTCGATGCAACAAAACGTCGCGCCCTCGATTTATTTATCAGTAAAATAAGGGCAAATCAGGATATTATTGTATAA
- a CDS encoding nucleoside phosphorylase — protein MLNTPSSELILNADGSIYHLHLQPEQLADTVITVGDPDRVEMVSKHFDRIEHRVQKREFVTHTGYIGTKRITVISTGIGPDNIDIVFNELNLLRNFNFRDKTFNPVLKPLTIVRFGTSGCIQKDIPVDSFVASAFGVGIDNVLHFYQFKNTPEETELCERFKMHCYFHHTIHPYTFKANADLLNKTGQEFIKGITLTAPGFYAPQGRQIGFSVSHPQFYDDIRTFNHEGNRITNIEMETAAMYGLASVLNHHCLSLNVLLANRATGAFSADPKAATEKLIVHGLNFIAGL, from the coding sequence ATGTTAAACACCCCTTCTTCTGAATTAATTCTGAATGCAGATGGCAGTATTTACCATTTGCATTTACAACCTGAACAACTTGCAGATACTGTAATTACCGTAGGCGACCCCGATAGGGTGGAAATGGTAAGTAAACATTTCGACCGTATTGAGCATCGTGTGCAAAAACGCGAATTTGTTACACATACGGGTTATATTGGCACAAAACGAATAACGGTAATCAGCACCGGCATTGGCCCGGATAATATTGATATTGTTTTTAATGAATTAAATTTATTACGCAATTTTAATTTTCGTGATAAAACATTTAATCCTGTTTTAAAACCATTAACGATAGTGCGTTTCGGCACTTCCGGCTGCATACAAAAAGATATTCCGGTGGATAGTTTTGTAGCCTCAGCTTTTGGGGTTGGTATTGATAATGTTTTACATTTTTACCAATTTAAAAATACACCGGAAGAAACTGAGTTATGTGAACGGTTTAAAATGCACTGTTATTTTCATCATACCATTCATCCCTATACATTTAAAGCAAATGCAGATTTGTTAAATAAAACAGGGCAGGAATTTATTAAAGGAATTACATTAACCGCACCTGGATTTTATGCGCCGCAGGGCAGACAAATTGGCTTTTCGGTGAGTCACCCGCAATTTTATGATGATATCCGAACATTTAATCATGAGGGTAACCGTATTACAAATATTGAAATGGAAACGGCTGCTATGTACGGACTGGCATCGGTATTAAATCATCATTGCTTGTCGCTGAATGTTTTACTTGCCAATCGGGCAACAGGTGCTTTTAGCGCAGACCCAAAAGCTGCCACTGAAAAATTAATTGTACACGGATTAAATTTTATTGCAGGATTATAA
- a CDS encoding universal stress protein, whose amino-acid sequence MSELQKQIFVPTDFSSASVAALQYAIYIANRTNSLIHLVHFAHRDSLKDKNDTATAYKNKVRALETRLEEMKVASGAAFRIKAQVITTNDSIPGLIHDYGLKIDAELACIGTFGSDSKPSKFNLGNNTEKLVKSVNFPVLTCRDTKSPIQFKNFLLPIDLTKYTSEKVERIIRFAKSFDATIHLVAVSEFLEEFISSRSALEEKMEEAAETIRKHGLKCTTEMIRHDMVSNSILLYAEEIDADLLVIMSHAENKFNQLIFGSRINKVISHSAIPVLSFRPEEEEETD is encoded by the coding sequence ATGAGTGAGCTGCAAAAGCAAATATTTGTCCCGACTGATTTCTCTTCGGCTTCCGTGGCGGCTTTGCAATATGCTATTTATATCGCAAATCGAACCAATTCATTAATACATCTCGTTCATTTTGCCCATCGCGATAGCCTGAAAGATAAAAATGATACGGCTACTGCTTATAAAAATAAAGTGCGTGCCCTCGAAACACGCCTGGAAGAGATGAAAGTTGCCAGCGGCGCGGCATTTCGCATAAAAGCCCAGGTAATTACAACGAATGATTCAATTCCGGGGTTAATTCATGATTACGGGCTAAAAATTGATGCCGAACTCGCTTGTATCGGCACCTTTGGCTCAGATTCCAAGCCTTCGAAGTTCAATTTGGGAAACAACACCGAAAAACTCGTAAAAAGTGTAAATTTCCCGGTCTTAACCTGCAGGGATACTAAATCTCCAATTCAATTTAAAAACTTCCTGCTTCCTATCGATTTAACGAAATACACCAGCGAAAAAGTTGAACGCATCATCCGTTTTGCAAAAAGTTTTGATGCCACTATTCACCTGGTTGCTGTTTCTGAATTTTTGGAAGAATTTATTTCCAGTCGCTCAGCACTCGAAGAAAAAATGGAAGAAGCTGCAGAAACTATTCGCAAACATGGACTGAAATGTACTACCGAAATGATTCGCCACGACATGGTGAGTAATTCGATATTACTGTATGCTGAAGAAATTGATGCCGATTTACTGGTAATTATGAGCCATGCTGAAAATAAATTCAACCAATTAATTTTTGGCTCGCGCATCAATAAAGTAATTTCACATTCTGCAATTCCTGTGCTTAGTTTTAGGCCGGAGGAAGAAGAAGAAACAGATTAG
- a CDS encoding YigZ family protein yields MEQNTQYQTLKIASEGLYTESGSRFIAYCYRVEDEDVVKQIKEKLRKEHHKAVHVAWACRIGLVADVERFSDDGEPSGSAGRPILNELKSRSLTQCAVFVVRYFGGKKLGIPGLIHAYGAAAADGIEHNQIVIIPIQECYKVTCSESDMHMVIHEINKAGARITDTEFGETCNFMITFNSDKHVKIIQKMESIWQIEVAFSHRF; encoded by the coding sequence GTGGAGCAAAATACTCAATATCAAACACTTAAAATCGCTTCGGAAGGCTTGTACACAGAGTCCGGCAGTCGTTTTATTGCCTATTGTTATCGGGTTGAAGATGAGGACGTGGTAAAACAAATAAAGGAAAAGCTGCGCAAAGAACACCACAAGGCAGTACATGTTGCCTGGGCTTGTCGTATAGGGCTGGTTGCAGATGTTGAGCGCTTTTCCGACGATGGCGAGCCGTCCGGCAGCGCAGGCAGACCAATTTTAAACGAGCTTAAAAGTCGCTCCCTCACCCAATGTGCTGTATTCGTTGTCCGTTATTTTGGAGGCAAAAAGTTGGGCATTCCGGGTTTAATTCACGCTTATGGTGCTGCGGCGGCAGATGGTATTGAACACAACCAAATCGTTATTATTCCCATTCAGGAATGTTACAAAGTGACCTGCAGCGAAAGTGATATGCACATGGTCATTCATGAAATTAATAAAGCAGGCGCCAGGATTACCGATACGGAATTCGGTGAAACATGTAACTTTATGATTACGTTCAACAGCGATAAGCATGTTAAAATTATTCAGAAAATGGAATCCATCTGGCAAATCGAAGTGGCTTTTAGTCATCGGTTTTAG
- a CDS encoding cyanophycinase — protein sequence MLKSFLLVICAGLLFMACSEQTAKTESQEVVNYPKGKLFIIGGGDRGDSLMMDLIKASGWKPGDLITTITLPSGWGDSAYIWLNNDFKKLTGQNCVKFDSAAVGVPAKLDSLRKSKIIFISGGDQAVMMRKIAGTDIKAAINEAYQNGALISGTSAGASIMSERMITGEGLVDTAYEATFDNIWKGNLELVEGLGLLDSVIIDQHFVVRSRYNRLLCAVIENKGFQCVGIDEGTAILVSQGKATVIGASQVIEIGQPISTDMSQDTLMAAKQIHLSIYLPGESFPIKQ from the coding sequence ATGTTGAAGTCTTTCCTCTTGGTTATATGCGCCGGTTTATTGTTTATGGCATGTTCTGAGCAAACTGCAAAAACTGAATCTCAAGAAGTAGTAAATTATCCGAAAGGGAAATTATTTATAATAGGAGGGGGCGACAGAGGTGATAGTTTAATGATGGATTTAATTAAAGCCTCCGGATGGAAACCGGGTGATTTAATTACTACAATCACTTTACCGAGCGGTTGGGGCGATAGTGCTTATATCTGGTTAAATAATGACTTCAAAAAACTCACCGGACAAAATTGTGTAAAATTTGATTCTGCTGCAGTGGGCGTACCGGCAAAATTAGACTCGTTACGTAAATCAAAAATAATTTTTATCAGTGGTGGCGATCAGGCTGTGATGATGCGCAAAATTGCAGGAACAGATATCAAAGCCGCAATAAATGAAGCTTATCAAAACGGAGCATTAATAAGTGGCACCAGCGCAGGGGCAAGTATTATGAGCGAAAGAATGATCACCGGCGAAGGATTAGTAGATACTGCATACGAAGCAACGTTTGATAATATCTGGAAAGGTAATTTAGAACTGGTTGAAGGTTTAGGATTATTGGATTCAGTTATTATCGACCAGCATTTTGTAGTGCGCAGTCGTTATAACCGATTATTATGTGCCGTTATCGAAAATAAAGGTTTTCAATGTGTTGGCATCGATGAAGGAACCGCCATTTTAGTAAGTCAAGGCAAAGCAACCGTAATTGGTGCGAGTCAGGTTATTGAAATTGGTCAGCCCATTTCAACAGATATGTCACAAGATACTTTAATGGCAGCAAAACAAATTCATTTATCAATCTACCTGCCCGGTGAAAGTTTTCCAATAAAACAATAA